A single window of Brevundimonas vitisensis DNA harbors:
- a CDS encoding carbohydrate ABC transporter permease, giving the protein MSVGITRRERAAWGFVAPALIAIAVFFAVPVFAALLLSLTDFDIYALADIGNVRFVGLQNYERLFGNPLFWGAMRNTGLFALLGVPLSIAASLAAAVILNARVVKWRALWRVMFFAPFVTTLVATAVLWNYLLHTKYGVINWAITSVGLPAVDWLGQPSTSIPAILMFVVWKTFGYNMLIFLAVLQTVPDDLYEAARIDGAGVWKQFRHVTLPAIAPTLLLVSIISVASFFQLFAEPYVMTQGGPAQSTVTVLYFMYEEGFKWWNLGSASAVAFVLFLCILAITLVQLAVAKRMGAYE; this is encoded by the coding sequence ATGAGTGTCGGTATCACCCGCCGCGAGCGCGCCGCCTGGGGCTTCGTCGCTCCGGCCCTGATCGCGATCGCCGTCTTCTTTGCCGTGCCGGTGTTCGCGGCCCTTCTGCTCAGTCTCACCGACTTCGACATCTATGCCCTGGCCGACATCGGCAATGTGCGGTTCGTGGGCCTGCAGAACTATGAGCGGCTGTTCGGCAATCCGCTGTTCTGGGGGGCGATGCGCAACACCGGCCTGTTCGCCCTGCTGGGGGTCCCGCTGTCGATCGCGGCGTCACTGGCGGCGGCGGTGATACTGAACGCGCGGGTGGTGAAATGGCGGGCGCTGTGGCGGGTCATGTTCTTTGCGCCGTTCGTCACCACCCTGGTCGCCACGGCGGTGCTGTGGAACTATCTGCTGCACACCAAATACGGCGTGATCAACTGGGCCATCACCTCGGTCGGCCTGCCGGCCGTGGACTGGCTGGGCCAGCCCTCGACCTCCATCCCGGCCATCCTGATGTTCGTGGTGTGGAAGACGTTCGGCTATAATATGCTGATCTTCCTGGCCGTCCTTCAGACCGTGCCTGATGACCTGTACGAAGCGGCGCGCATCGACGGGGCCGGGGTCTGGAAGCAGTTTCGCCATGTGACCCTGCCGGCCATCGCGCCCACGCTGCTGCTGGTATCGATCATCTCGGTGGCGAGCTTCTTCCAGCTGTTCGCCGAACCCTATGTGATGACCCAGGGCGGGCCGGCGCAGTCGACTGTGACGGTGCTGTATTTCATGTACGAGGAAGGCTTCAAATGGTGGAACCTGGGCTCCGCCTCGGCCGTAGCCTTTGTGCTGTTCCTGTGCATCCTGGCCATCACCCTGGTTCAGCTGGCCGTGGCCAAACGGATGGGGGCATACGAATGA
- a CDS encoding carbohydrate ABC transporter permease, protein MKLRAVLLNLGVAVIALIVLFPLAWMVSVSFMSTGEASTFPPPLLPRTFTLEHYRDLFVTQGMGRYMWNSLALATLATILALLFTVPAGYAFAKLAFRGRDRVFQILVGALVVPAQIGTLPLFLMLKSMGLVNTYAGALVPWLASIFGLFLVRQYALSIPDEMLEAARMDGASEGQIFRRIVLPALQPIIVTLALFVFLGSWNDFLWPLIVLTDQSNYTLPVALAALSREHVQDVEMMMAGAVITVAPVLILFLALQRYYIRGMLAGSVKG, encoded by the coding sequence ATGAAGCTGCGCGCCGTCCTTCTGAATCTGGGCGTCGCGGTCATCGCCCTGATCGTGCTGTTTCCGCTGGCCTGGATGGTGTCCGTCAGCTTCATGTCGACGGGTGAGGCCTCGACCTTTCCGCCGCCGCTGCTGCCCCGGACCTTTACGCTGGAGCATTACCGCGACCTGTTCGTGACCCAGGGCATGGGCCGGTATATGTGGAACAGCCTGGCCCTGGCTACGCTGGCGACCATCCTGGCCCTGCTGTTCACCGTTCCGGCGGGCTATGCCTTCGCCAAGCTGGCGTTCCGGGGGCGGGACCGGGTTTTCCAGATCCTGGTCGGGGCCCTGGTGGTACCGGCCCAGATCGGCACCCTGCCGCTGTTCCTGATGCTGAAGTCGATGGGGCTGGTGAACACCTACGCCGGGGCGTTGGTGCCTTGGCTGGCATCGATCTTTGGCCTGTTTCTGGTGCGCCAGTATGCGCTGTCGATCCCGGACGAGATGCTGGAGGCCGCCCGAATGGACGGGGCGTCAGAGGGGCAGATCTTTCGCCGGATCGTGCTGCCGGCCTTGCAGCCGATCATCGTGACCCTGGCCCTGTTCGTCTTCCTGGGCAGCTGGAACGACTTCCTCTGGCCGCTGATCGTGCTGACGGATCAGTCCAACTATACCCTGCCGGTAGCGCTGGCGGCCCTGTCGCGCGAGCATGTGCAGGATGTGGAGATGATGATGGCCGGGGCCGTGATCACGGTCGCGCCCGTGCTGATCCTCTTCCTGGCGCTGCAACGCTACTACATCCGCGGCATGCTGGCGGGGAGCGTGAAGGGGTAG
- a CDS encoding sugar ABC transporter substrate-binding protein: protein MIPAGPDRRATLALLAGGAMAGVAGCSPRNDGVTRLRFWAMGSEASNVPQILPEFERLNPGIKVIVQALPWSAAHQKLLTAYAGSSLPDLSQVGNTWVSEMTAIGAISPMPASASDLLTDQFPAVLETNRVGGQPMATPWYVDTRLVFYRSDLLERAGFEAVPQTWDGWKTAMHAVKRVAGPGNFAILLPVNEFEQLLTFGLQGEEALLKDRDTRGNFSSPSFIAALEFYKSLFDEGLAPLASSTQISNVWTEFERGYFSFYFSGPWSIGDFRQRLAPTTRWMTAGVPGPTGPGASAPGGSSLVVYRHSPHQEAAWKLVRYLSEPGVQARFNSITGNLPARESAWAAPAVSGDPYIAAFKGQLARARAVPKVPEWERIVTEMQIVAERMVRGQFTPKAAAAEIDRRADRLLEKRRWMIEQGRAG, encoded by the coding sequence ATGATTCCAGCCGGACCCGATCGCCGCGCGACCCTCGCCCTGCTGGCCGGCGGTGCGATGGCGGGCGTGGCCGGGTGCAGCCCCCGGAACGACGGCGTGACGCGTCTGCGGTTCTGGGCCATGGGGTCGGAAGCGTCCAACGTCCCGCAGATCCTGCCCGAGTTCGAGCGGCTGAATCCGGGCATCAAGGTGATCGTCCAGGCCCTGCCCTGGAGTGCCGCGCACCAGAAGCTGCTGACCGCCTATGCCGGGTCGTCGCTGCCGGACCTCAGCCAGGTCGGCAATACCTGGGTGTCGGAGATGACGGCCATCGGGGCGATCAGCCCCATGCCGGCCTCTGCCTCCGACCTGCTGACCGACCAGTTCCCGGCGGTGCTGGAGACGAACCGGGTCGGCGGCCAGCCGATGGCGACCCCCTGGTATGTCGATACCCGCCTGGTCTTCTATCGCTCCGACCTGCTGGAGCGGGCGGGATTTGAGGCCGTCCCTCAGACCTGGGATGGATGGAAGACGGCCATGCATGCGGTCAAGCGCGTGGCGGGGCCGGGCAACTTTGCCATCCTGCTGCCGGTCAACGAGTTCGAGCAGTTGCTGACCTTCGGACTTCAGGGCGAGGAGGCCCTGCTGAAGGATCGCGACACGCGGGGCAATTTCTCCAGTCCGTCGTTCATCGCCGCGCTGGAATTCTACAAGAGTCTGTTTGACGAAGGGCTGGCACCGCTGGCGTCCTCGACGCAGATTTCCAACGTCTGGACCGAGTTCGAGCGCGGCTATTTCAGCTTCTATTTCTCGGGGCCCTGGAGCATCGGCGACTTCCGCCAGCGGCTGGCCCCGACGACGCGCTGGATGACGGCGGGCGTGCCGGGGCCGACCGGACCGGGAGCCTCGGCGCCGGGAGGATCGTCGCTGGTGGTCTATCGCCATTCCCCGCATCAGGAGGCGGCCTGGAAGCTGGTGCGCTATCTGTCCGAGCCGGGCGTGCAGGCGCGGTTCAACAGCATCACCGGAAACCTGCCGGCACGCGAAAGCGCCTGGGCCGCCCCGGCCGTGTCGGGCGACCCCTATATCGCCGCCTTCAAGGGCCAGCTGGCGCGGGCCAGGGCCGTGCCGAAGGTGCCGGAGTGGGAGCGGATCGTAACCGAGATGCAGATCGTGGCCGAGCGCATGGTGCGTGGCCAGTTCACGCCCAAGGCGGCTGCCGCCGAGATCGACCGCCGCGCCGACCGCCTGCTGGAAAAGCGCCGCTGGATGATCGAACAGGGGAGGGCGGGATGA
- a CDS encoding glucoamylase family protein yields the protein MDRRRFLMGSTSGAAALTLGACSTGPLQGFEMPAFGGPTDVDPAVHEVQKRTFDWFVHVTNRENGLTPDRWPSPSFASVAAVGFALTVWPIGVERGWMSRAEARERTLITLRFFHDLPQGPEASGTGGYKGFFYHFLNMQTGHRHGRVELSTIDTTLLVAGMLFAAQWFDGDHEEEAEIRRLAQTIYERIEWDWVVIRPDRVSMGWHPETGFIAADWHFYNEGMLLLHLAMGSPTHPIAPSAWTEWCAGYPENFTDRFGPKYLHYAALFVHQYSHAFVDYRGIRDPWMRSVQAEIPGFDYFQNSVRAVEAQRKHAIDNTQGWVGYSADVWGLTACDGPVDARVVIDGREREFFSYSARGPGDRDDGTIAPTAALASMPFAPDAVTACLKAMKDRYGSAIYTRFGFLDAFNPTLTAFDGRLQHGQIVPGIGWVDGDYLGIDQGPIVMMIENHRSELIWKAMQREPNIIRGLRRAGFTGGWLDAAPDDWGGASV from the coding sequence ATGGATCGTCGACGGTTTCTGATGGGGTCCACCAGCGGGGCCGCAGCGCTGACCCTGGGGGCCTGTTCCACAGGTCCTCTGCAAGGGTTCGAAATGCCTGCCTTTGGTGGCCCGACCGATGTCGATCCGGCTGTGCACGAGGTGCAGAAGCGGACGTTCGACTGGTTCGTCCATGTCACCAATCGCGAGAACGGCCTGACGCCCGACCGCTGGCCCTCGCCGTCTTTCGCCTCTGTCGCCGCCGTCGGCTTTGCGTTGACCGTCTGGCCCATCGGGGTCGAGCGGGGATGGATGAGCCGGGCCGAGGCGCGCGAACGTACCCTGATCACCCTGCGCTTCTTCCATGACCTGCCGCAGGGGCCGGAAGCCTCCGGCACCGGGGGCTACAAGGGCTTCTTCTACCATTTCCTGAACATGCAGACCGGCCATCGGCATGGACGGGTCGAGCTGTCGACCATCGACACCACCCTGCTGGTCGCGGGCATGCTGTTCGCCGCCCAATGGTTCGACGGCGACCATGAGGAGGAGGCGGAGATCCGCCGCCTGGCCCAGACCATCTATGAGCGGATCGAGTGGGACTGGGTCGTGATCCGGCCCGACCGGGTGTCCATGGGCTGGCATCCCGAGACCGGCTTCATCGCCGCAGACTGGCATTTCTACAACGAGGGGATGCTGCTGCTTCATCTGGCGATGGGCAGCCCGACCCATCCGATCGCGCCCTCGGCATGGACCGAGTGGTGCGCGGGATATCCGGAGAATTTCACCGACCGGTTCGGCCCGAAATACCTGCACTACGCCGCCCTGTTTGTGCACCAGTACAGCCACGCCTTTGTCGACTATCGCGGCATCCGTGACCCGTGGATGCGCAGCGTTCAGGCCGAAATTCCCGGTTTCGACTATTTCCAGAACAGCGTCCGAGCGGTGGAGGCCCAGCGCAAGCACGCCATCGACAACACCCAGGGCTGGGTCGGCTATTCGGCCGATGTCTGGGGCCTGACGGCCTGTGACGGACCGGTGGATGCACGGGTCGTCATCGACGGGCGTGAGCGGGAGTTCTTCAGCTATTCCGCGCGCGGGCCGGGCGACCGGGACGACGGTACGATCGCGCCGACGGCGGCCCTGGCCTCCATGCCGTTTGCGCCGGATGCGGTGACCGCCTGTCTGAAGGCGATGAAGGACCGGTACGGTTCGGCCATCTATACCCGCTTCGGTTTCCTGGATGCGTTCAACCCGACGCTGACGGCATTCGACGGCCGCTTGCAGCACGGGCAGATCGTGCCGGGCATCGGCTGGGTCGACGGCGACTATCTGGGCATCGACCAGGGGCCGATCGTGATGATGATCGAGAACCACCGGTCCGAACTGATCTGGAAGGCGATGCAGCGAGAGCCGAACATCATCCGGGGCCTGCGCCGCGCGGGCTTCACCGGCGGATGGCTGGACGCGGCTCCTGACGATTGGGGCGGCGCGAGCGTATGA
- a CDS encoding discoidin domain-containing protein, whose translation MRRLAVIIAALIGLVSVPAQAQSVQVLDRFEDLAPWSAAASTDVSSAVSAVAGQDGRAMRLDYDFNGRSGYAFAARSIDLSVPENYEISFWLRGEMDPNTLEIKLTDATGENVHWRRIERFQAPGGWTRYVIKPRQIVWAWGPNPDRQFRGAQRIEFVITAGQGGKGWIEVDQLELRALPPEPSVPPRPVADASTTDSTNVAARAVDGDPATAWRSAGAGGQSLTLDLGYEREFGGVTLRWAERMAARDYRLSVSSNGTDWRALTAVSGGNGGVDWLRTPEASARWLRLEMIAPLDEGGVVGQAGAGQRLGAAATGAYGLSEVEIEPLSFGDTATTFVTAVAGESRRGLYPRGFVGEQPYWTLVGVDGGGESGLIGEDGAIELRRGGPSIEPFVIDNGRLVTWADVSVTQSLKDGDLPIPTVTWTSDDWTLAVTAFADGTPEQARLWGRYVLTNTSNRPRTLTLALMARPFQVNGPSQFLTTPGGVGPIEQIDWNGSTLVLNDAIRISALVQPDGLAVSGFDGGADPQSLLAVAAHRRPADQRVVESDATSLMAGALLYDVTLQPGQTRTFGVATRLAGATQDLPVVGAVEAVLDTAEAAVAADWRAKVDRVDLILPPQAQRIEDVMRASLAHMLMSRQGPILQPGTRSYNRSWIRDGAMMAEGLNRLGHVALSADYLRWYAPYVFENGKVPCCVDSRGSDPVPENDSHGEFIFLAAETYRHNGDLTLLRSVWPQVLGAIGYMDGLRAETRTAAFQTPQTRHLYGLLPPTISHEGYSDKIAYSYWDDFWGLLGYRDAAFIAGVLGETEAQERIAAAGEQFADDLMASIEATASFHRIDWIAGAADRGDFDATSTTIALSPAGLIDELPEELLNSTFEKWWQNFTARQENRQGWRDYTPYELRNVGAMVRLGRRQEALRALDFYFADMRPYAWNGWAEVVGRDEREPRFIGDMPHAWISSDYIRSALDLFAYERDADGAIMLAAGVPTAWLETETGVGVTDLRTAHGLLTYRFRWEGGAYVLTLGDGATPPGGYVLQWPQGETMPARIRIDGRAADWTEGELRIPVGARRVELRPR comes from the coding sequence ATGCGCAGACTTGCAGTCATCATCGCGGCTCTGATCGGCCTGGTGTCGGTCCCTGCCCAGGCCCAGTCCGTGCAGGTGCTGGACAGGTTCGAGGACCTGGCCCCCTGGTCGGCGGCGGCCTCTACGGATGTGTCGTCGGCAGTGTCGGCGGTGGCCGGGCAGGACGGCCGGGCGATGCGGCTGGACTATGACTTCAACGGCCGGTCCGGATACGCCTTTGCCGCGCGCTCGATCGATCTGAGCGTTCCGGAAAACTATGAGATCAGCTTCTGGCTGCGGGGCGAGATGGACCCCAACACGCTGGAGATCAAACTGACCGATGCCACGGGCGAGAACGTCCACTGGCGGCGGATCGAGCGCTTTCAGGCACCCGGCGGCTGGACTCGCTATGTCATCAAGCCGCGCCAAATCGTCTGGGCGTGGGGCCCCAATCCGGACCGGCAGTTCCGCGGGGCCCAGCGGATCGAGTTCGTCATCACCGCCGGTCAGGGCGGCAAGGGCTGGATCGAGGTGGACCAGCTGGAGCTGCGCGCCCTGCCGCCCGAACCCTCGGTACCGCCGCGCCCGGTGGCCGACGCCAGCACCACGGACAGCACCAATGTCGCCGCGCGGGCCGTGGACGGTGATCCCGCCACCGCATGGCGCAGCGCAGGAGCAGGCGGACAGAGCCTGACACTGGATCTGGGCTATGAGCGCGAGTTTGGCGGGGTGACCCTGCGCTGGGCCGAGCGGATGGCGGCGCGCGACTATCGGCTGTCGGTGTCGTCCAACGGAACCGACTGGCGCGCCTTGACCGCTGTCAGCGGCGGCAATGGGGGTGTGGACTGGCTGAGGACGCCCGAGGCTTCGGCCCGCTGGCTGAGGCTCGAAATGATCGCGCCTCTGGACGAGGGCGGGGTGGTTGGCCAGGCGGGCGCGGGCCAGCGGCTGGGCGCGGCGGCGACGGGGGCCTATGGCCTTTCGGAGGTCGAGATCGAGCCTCTGTCCTTCGGCGATACGGCGACGACCTTCGTGACTGCGGTGGCGGGCGAGAGCCGGCGGGGCCTCTATCCGCGCGGTTTCGTGGGCGAGCAGCCCTATTGGACCCTGGTCGGGGTCGACGGTGGTGGCGAAAGCGGCCTGATCGGTGAAGACGGTGCCATCGAGCTGCGGCGCGGCGGACCGTCGATCGAGCCGTTCGTGATCGACAACGGGCGACTGGTGACCTGGGCCGACGTGAGCGTGACCCAGAGCCTGAAGGATGGTGACCTGCCGATCCCGACAGTGACCTGGACCAGCGACGACTGGACGCTGGCCGTCACCGCCTTTGCCGACGGCACGCCCGAGCAGGCGCGTCTATGGGGGCGCTATGTCCTGACCAATACCTCGAACAGGCCGCGTACCCTGACGCTGGCCCTGATGGCACGGCCATTTCAGGTGAACGGCCCGTCGCAGTTCCTGACCACGCCCGGCGGTGTCGGGCCGATCGAGCAGATCGACTGGAACGGGTCGACCCTGGTCCTGAACGACGCGATCCGCATCAGTGCCCTGGTCCAGCCGGACGGCCTGGCGGTATCGGGCTTTGACGGCGGTGCCGATCCGCAGAGCCTGCTGGCCGTGGCGGCGCATCGCCGACCGGCCGATCAGCGGGTGGTGGAATCCGATGCAACGTCCCTGATGGCCGGGGCCCTGCTGTATGATGTGACCCTGCAACCGGGGCAGACCCGCACCTTCGGCGTGGCGACCAGGCTGGCAGGCGCGACTCAAGATCTGCCTGTGGTCGGAGCTGTCGAGGCCGTGCTGGATACGGCCGAGGCCGCCGTCGCCGCCGACTGGCGGGCCAAGGTGGACCGGGTCGACCTGATCCTGCCGCCCCAGGCGCAGCGGATCGAGGACGTGATGCGCGCTTCCCTGGCCCATATGCTGATGTCGCGGCAGGGACCGATCCTGCAGCCGGGTACGCGCAGCTATAACCGCTCGTGGATTCGGGACGGGGCCATGATGGCCGAGGGTCTGAACCGTTTGGGCCATGTCGCCCTGTCGGCGGATTATCTGCGCTGGTACGCCCCCTATGTGTTCGAGAACGGCAAGGTGCCCTGCTGCGTCGACAGCCGGGGCTCGGATCCGGTGCCCGAGAACGACAGCCATGGGGAGTTCATCTTCCTGGCGGCAGAAACCTATCGCCACAACGGTGACCTGACGCTGCTGCGATCGGTCTGGCCCCAGGTGCTGGGGGCCATCGGCTACATGGACGGATTGCGGGCCGAGACGCGCACGGCCGCGTTCCAGACGCCGCAGACCCGCCATCTGTATGGCCTGCTGCCGCCGACGATCAGCCACGAGGGTTATTCGGACAAGATCGCCTATTCCTACTGGGACGATTTCTGGGGGCTGCTGGGCTATCGCGACGCTGCCTTCATCGCTGGGGTGCTGGGCGAGACCGAAGCGCAAGAGCGGATCGCGGCGGCGGGCGAGCAGTTCGCCGACGACCTGATGGCCTCGATCGAGGCCACCGCGAGCTTCCACCGGATCGACTGGATCGCGGGGGCGGCGGACCGGGGCGATTTCGATGCCACCTCGACGACCATCGCCCTGTCGCCCGCCGGTCTGATCGACGAACTGCCGGAGGAGCTTCTGAACAGCACCTTCGAGAAATGGTGGCAGAATTTCACGGCGCGTCAGGAGAACCGCCAGGGCTGGCGCGACTACACGCCATACGAACTGCGGAATGTCGGGGCCATGGTCCGTCTTGGGCGGCGGCAGGAGGCCCTGCGGGCTCTGGACTTCTACTTCGCCGACATGCGGCCCTATGCGTGGAACGGCTGGGCCGAGGTGGTGGGCCGGGACGAGCGTGAGCCGCGCTTCATCGGCGACATGCCTCATGCCTGGATCAGCTCGGATTATATCCGCTCGGCGCTGGACCTGTTCGCCTATGAGCGTGATGCCGACGGCGCGATCATGCTGGCCGCTGGCGTGCCGACGGCCTGGCTGGAGACTGAAACGGGCGTCGGGGTGACGGACTTGAGGACCGCGCACGGCCTTCTGACCTATCGCTTCCGGTGGGAAGGCGGGGCCTATGTCCTGACCTTGGGGGACGGGGCGACGCCGCCGGGCGGCTATGTCCTCCAGTGGCCGCAAGGGGAGACGATGCCTGCACGTATCCGCATCGACGGCCGCGCTGCGGACTGGACAGAGGGCGAACTGCGGATTCCGGTCGGGGCACGCCGCGTCGAGCTGCGGCCCCGCTAA
- a CDS encoding LacI family DNA-binding transcriptional regulator, with the protein MATATIYDVAAHAGVSIKSVSRVLNAEPNVSQALRDKVDKAVAALGYRRSLSARTLAGASSSLIAALVDAQLTIEHWRSGRGNDYLSRLELGALMECRQADFHLMVELVDHGSPDLRRDLMSLLASIRPAGVMLTPPNSDHPVVLDVLDEAGIPYARIGPESDFHRGIRVSMDEQQAAADITDHLIDLGHRRIGMITGPLGYSASRLRLAGFEAAMKGRGLTIAPGMVVDGDFTFQSGLAGAERLLAAEPRVTAIFAANDDMALGVLQGAAAMGLSVPGDLSVAGFDDTPSALFSTPSLTTIRQPVAEMAAAATRRLVPSLRAALAQGEAAEAVVVPYALIVRASTGTPPAE; encoded by the coding sequence ATGGCGACGGCGACCATCTATGACGTGGCGGCGCATGCAGGCGTGTCGATCAAGTCGGTCTCGCGCGTCCTCAACGCTGAGCCAAATGTCAGCCAGGCACTTCGGGACAAGGTCGACAAGGCTGTCGCGGCTCTGGGCTATCGCCGCAGTCTGTCGGCGCGGACCCTGGCGGGAGCGTCGTCGTCGCTGATCGCGGCCCTGGTGGATGCCCAACTGACCATCGAGCATTGGCGCAGCGGCCGAGGAAACGACTATCTCAGCCGGCTGGAGCTGGGCGCGCTGATGGAGTGCCGTCAGGCGGACTTTCACCTGATGGTCGAGCTGGTGGATCACGGCTCGCCGGATTTGCGACGCGATCTGATGTCGCTGCTGGCCTCGATCCGGCCCGCGGGTGTCATGCTGACGCCGCCCAACTCGGACCATCCGGTGGTCCTGGACGTGCTGGACGAAGCCGGTATCCCCTATGCGCGGATCGGGCCCGAGAGCGACTTCCATCGCGGCATCCGGGTGTCGATGGATGAGCAACAGGCCGCGGCAGACATCACCGATCACCTGATCGACCTGGGTCATCGCCGGATCGGCATGATCACCGGGCCGCTGGGCTATTCAGCCAGCCGACTGCGACTGGCAGGGTTCGAAGCTGCGATGAAGGGGCGGGGCCTGACGATCGCGCCTGGGATGGTGGTCGATGGCGACTTCACCTTCCAATCGGGCCTGGCGGGGGCGGAACGGCTGTTGGCCGCCGAGCCGCGCGTGACCGCCATCTTTGCTGCGAACGACGACATGGCCCTGGGCGTCCTGCAAGGCGCGGCGGCCATGGGGCTCAGTGTTCCTGGCGACCTTTCGGTGGCTGGGTTCGACGACACGCCCAGCGCGCTTTTCAGCACGCCGTCCCTGACCACGATCCGGCAACCCGTAGCAGAGATGGCCGCGGCCGCTACACGGCGGCTGGTCCCGTCCTTGCGGGCGGCGCTGGCGCAAGGGGAGGCCGCCGAAGCTGTCGTGGTACCCTATGCTCTGATTGTCCGGGCCTCGACGGGCACTCCGCCAGCCGAATGA